DNA sequence from the Fusarium verticillioides 7600 chromosome 2, whole genome shotgun sequence genome:
GCGGATCTTACGTCAACCCGGCATTCTTCGCTGCATTGATGTCTATGCAAGCGCAGCAGAACGGCCAGTCGCACTGGggacagcagcagcagcctcctaACAATGGAAATGGGCAGGGTCAGTAAACGAGCTGTAAACAACGGGTGTTAGTAGGTCATCAATGGCGCTCAGgatctttcttcaagggtaTAGACAAAAGGGCAAATTAACTTATATGTAAGAAATCCATGATATGATTACAACCTTCTAGACAAATCTTCTGGACTGATTGGTGATCATTTTACTGTTACGCGTTCCAAGAGTTTCAAACATATGGTCTTATTCAATACTAGCTATGCGTGTATCCTCATATGCAATCCGTTGCTCATAATACCTGAATCGAGGCAACCCATCCAAAAACGAGATAGCTGCTCTTTAAACACAATTCCACAATATCGGTCATTCACAGATCACTCCACTTCTCCTCTGTCTTATCAGAGAAGTCGTAGAAGCCAAGCTCGTAAACGAGACCAAGAGTCATGCGAGCATGCTCAAGCATGTGGTCGAAAGACAGATACTTGATACTGTCATCGGTACCGTGGATATGAGGGTCAGAGTACTCGAAGGCGGACTCAATAACAAAAGCTGAGGGATAGCCGGCCTTGGAAGCAGAAGCGTGGTCGGAGCAGGCATAACCGCACTTGGTCTCGACCCAAGGAATGCTGCAGTACTGGAAATAAGAGTTAGTAAAAAGAACGTGCAAAGGAATCTGGACAAATGTACCTCCTCAACGACTgtcttgatgaacttggtcaGGCCAGGGTCGACAAAGTCAGTAATCACACCAACGCTCTCAGGCTGACCGGCATCGAGAGTCTTTTGGACGTAGCCTGTCATGTCCTGCTGAAGCATAGCCTTGACATCGCGGCCATTCTCCTCATACGACTTGAAGATAGCCTGGCTTCCGAGCAGAccaccctcctcagcagAGTACCAGTGGAACTCGATGGTGTTGGGGGCCTTGCCCTTAACAACAtccttggagttgagaaggGCGCGGAACACCTCCATGATAGTGACTGTGCCActgccatcgtcatcagcgCCGGGGGCGGCGAGAATGGaagggaggaagaggttgatggaaTCCTGGTGGGCACCGATCACGACAGTGCTGTTAGACTGGCCAGGGATGGTCGCAATGACGGAGTGTTGCTTCCATGTGTGAGGGAAGCTCTCGGCGAAAACAGTATCCTCAGCACCGGcgtccttgatgatctggttgaccttctcaagaacccagTCGGAGGACTGAAGGCCGTAGTCGGACTTGAAGTATCGGGTGTGGAAGCTGGTCAacttctcgaggttggcctgcatgttcttcttctcgaggttcttggagagcttcttgacatcgtctTGGTTGACGCACTTCTTAGGGAACGTGACCGTGGTCTCAGCGTTGATGCGCTTGGAGCCGAGCGAAGGTGTCTCGGTGATGTCCATAAAGTTTTGGCCTTTCTAGAGAGTGTTAGTGACCCAGCTGGAGCTGAGAGCATAACATGAGACTTACACGGCGCATCTCccacttctcctcctcggtcaCCCATTGTGTCTTGCCGGGGGCGGTCTCGACCAGGAACAGTTCGTCTGGCTGGAGAATGACGTTGTCGGCCTCGGCAGTTTCGATAAAGCGAGCGGAGACAGCAGGCAGACAAGCCGCTAGGATAGAAGCCTGTGAGAACTTCATTGTGTCTGTAAATGCGATAATTGTAACGATGAATGGCAAAAAGATGATGTTTGGAAGAGGTtatgaagaaggcgaagacgCGCGGAACTGCCTGGAGAGATAAGATCCGAGGCAGGTACCATGACGATCACGTAAGGTAGATACTTGCCGTTTCAGGCGATAGCGGTCATGGCTTGGTCGTGTGATTGCCCCGGAAGGTGCGGTGTGGAGACCCGGTTGCCATGAGGGAGGGGCTACCCCAACTGTACCTGCTTCTTGTCAGGCCATATGGATCTAAGCCAAGATAATGATGAGTATGATTCCCTAATTGATGTCTTCTCTCATAAAATGTATCAATATTTCCTTCTCATGTGGAATGTTCACTTTTCTGAGAAGACTACCTAGTTCTGAAGCCTGTGTAGAGGTCCTCATACTAATTCCACTTATACATTCTCAGTTACATACATCACCGTTAGCGTTGATAGCTGCTGCAACATGGATGTCATGAGAGCTTCTAGGGTAGCTTCGGCCATAATGATGAACTCAAACCAAGACATTTTTTCGGCAATTATCTAGCCTTTGGTAGTTGTGCTCACCAATCCATCGATAGGAGATCACCAGACATTGTGATTCGtctaagaaagaaaacattAAATCAAATCTAGAGCCTCATTGACTCACAACGATGAACCGACCATCATGTTTGATAAACCTTAGACCAGCGGTGCAACCattggagaagctggggtACAAAAGCGATATCATGTTCCATAATCCAAACTACACAAATGATAGTTTGCTAAGAAAAAACCCAAAGAGGTTTGTTTCCCTCTCATTCGCTATTGGCTGCGTGGGAAACCTACAGCTAAGCCGTGATATGACGATATTCTACCACTCACGTGTAGTTTTACTTACACCAGATATTTACATCTAATGAAGGCCTTTTGGTCATGTGAGTGTTCCAGTGAACGTGACAAGACTTATCTATTGCAGGCTCTGAATGCAGGTGTTTGAGCCTCTTTGTGAGTTCTGGGGAATAAAGAAACCTGGCTTCTTTGTTTGGCACATATTTGTTCATTAACGAACGTGAAATTCTTCAAGCGATTAGTGTATCTTTAGACCAAGCTTCTactttgtctttgatgtaTATAGTGTTCATGCAATACATAGCCTTTGTTTCGTAGGAAGAGACCTTCATAAAGCAATAGATCGTTGTTCATAACATGAACATATCGTTTATTCACAATCACCACGATGAGGAAAATATATAACAGACATTGTGTCCTCTCAGTTCCAAACATGTTCAACCATTTAGTATCACAACCCATTACGTTACTAGCAAAGCAGAGCTTTGTCgaacatccaatccattaTCGAAACTATTCACAGCTATAATCATAATGCCGAACACGAATCCGAAGGGAAAGGGGAAGGGcaaagccaaggcagctCCAAGACCCCAGAACCCCAGACCTGCTCCAAGACCTCGAAATCCTAGGCCTACTCCTGCTCCTGAACCAAGGGCTATGCGACTAACCCGAGCCCGCTCCAGGCTTAACAATGCCCCCCCTCTGATGGCGAGCCTTGAGTCTGATAGAGATTGCCAGGGACGTTCGCTAGTTAGGGACCCTGAGCCCTTGCCATTCAATGACGTTGTTCAGAGGCTCGGCGGCACTGCTAACATGGCTAACAGAGAAAGGAGAGTCAGGATAAAACTTAATTATGCTGCACGCCCTTCAGCTGCTGGCCCTTCGAACCAGGGGCAGCCCTCAGGTTCGaatacagcagcagcatcgtcgagttcatcttcctccgctGCAACTCCTGCTGCAGCAATTGCCACTCCGTCTCCAAGCCCTAGCGCAACCTCAGGCCCGAGTTCTACTTCAAATTCAGGGCATTCATCCCCCGACCAAAATGAGCCTGCAGCTCCAAGAAGGGGATTAATCAAGCTTAACACCCGCAATGGTGCAGCTTATCGAACTGCTCAAGCTTCAGGCCAGAACCAGCCTGCAAGCTCGAGCTCCAGCTCGGAGCTTTCATCACTACCATCTACATCTCCTTCCCCTCCTCCAGCCTTTCCTTCTGATCAGGATGAGCACTCCAGCTCAAGCTCGAGTTCAGGACccccatcaccatcttcttcgccttcagCGGGAAATCAAGCCCCCGAACCCCCAATGCCTTCGGCAGCTGGGCCATCCAATGCCATCCTATCCTCGAGCACTGGCTCAGGCTCGAACTTGGACACGGAATTCTCTTCGCCGAGTTCACCTACTCGAACGTCTCCACCCCCAGACCATCGAAGTCCTGATACGATAAAGGTAGACGTACTTATCGCTACAGGTCACGAACAGCCGAGTAGCGACGAGTATGAAAGCAATGGCGACGGCTGCTCTGGCGACCCCCCAAGCGATGGATCTAAGGATGACTCAAGTGGAAGCGGGGGTAGCAGTGGTTATGAACCCTATGGGGAAACCTCTGACGACAACACGGTATTTTCCGGCTCTGAAAGCTCATCAGATTCGGAGGGAGACGATGGGAacaatgacgatgacgatgcgCCAGGAGGGCCACCCTCTGGGCCTTCTGGCCCCTCTGGCTCCTCTGGCCCTCCTGGGTCTTCAGGTGTTCTGATTGCTGCTGGTTCTTCCGCCCATGAGTATCCAAGCGGATATGAGGCGGACGATGAGTACAACTCAGGGCCGGCCGCTGGGGATTCTGCCAATTCACGCGATGATACAGGCGCGTGGGCAATTGTGAGTAACATGTCTGGGGCCAGGAACCGTTCTACATGGATTGCTGGATTCGACTCGCCCAGGCTCGATGGCCGTTCCAGACGACCGAGCCGTCCTACAGGTATCAAGGTTCCGTACATCGACCATAGCGGATATGATGCTCAAATTGGGGGTGGCGAGGACGGCAGCCCGGACTGCATTGAGTTTATCGGACTACTGAGAAGCTTATTCCCAGCCTCTGCTCGGTCTATCGGACGACTAGACACTCCTCCCGCCCACTCGAAAGGTGTCGTGGGAAAGCGTAAGCGGTCGTGtgacggcgatgaggatgcttCCGCAGCAGGAATAAAAAGAGCCCGCTCTTTGTCGCCGCGCATAGTTGTCGAACCTTCAGCAACCACAATCACGACCACACGCTTCGCCTCTGAGCCTTTGCAACCTATGGCCTGGACCTCTGATTCCCCTGTCTCCGATGAGCTTAGTCCTTTGAGGGACGAGCCAGTCGCATACGCGATGATGGCCACTCCTGTGGACGAGTCATCCTCAGGTGAAATCAGCCCGCTACTCTGGCCATCTTTCGATCCGTGAGTCAAGAcatccattcattctcaGAACGCAAACTAACAATTCCAGGGAAATCCCAGGTATGCACGGCTCCGGACCGAGAGCTCGTCGCCATTATGACTGGTACGAGCAATTTCACTCTGTAGGATTCGAGTGCTACGAAGTTCATCCCTGTTTTCACAACCCGGGGAGAGGATGCCACGAATGTCATGGTGAATGGCACAAGGATTGGGCTCGGttcttcaaggctgaggaacttctgcaagaagctgctgctgaccCTGAGAGATATCTGAGAGAGACAGGACTGGATATGCACGAGGACTTTGCGGGAGCCTTGTTGCAGGGCGCAAGTTGGGAGGTGCTGgcacctcatcttcagcctcctgCTGGCGGGAGGGTTCGAATTCATCCTACGCGACTTGCTAAGCATAGGTTGGCCCTTGCTCAAGCGGCAGCGCAGGCAGGTATGAGTTGATGGCGATTTTAAGCATTCCATGGAGTCTAAAATAATGGGCTATGTTTTGATTTAGAGGTTAGACAGGAACTTTGGGAAGAATTGGTATAGAATAATAATCGACTTACAAGTCGTTCTCCTTTAATTGCGCCATGTATGCTTCACCCCTTTTCGTGAAATCGTAATTCTTCGCTCATAGCCTAGATGGAGGGTCATAGTCCCATCTCTTCGTCGCTCGCCTCATCCGACTCATCGCCACCACcttgttcctcctcctctctccGTGTTGCTTCTGTGCTTGCGCCGAGTTTCCTCACACCTTCCACTACACCGACGACAAATCCTCTGCTCTCTGCAAGCTCCATAGCCCCAACTCCTCGTAGGCTCATGACACCATCGACTCCACCTTCGAGTTGGGCGGTACTGGATCGCATCTTTGCTGCTCTGACTTCTTGTAGATCTCGAAGTAGCGAGCGTACTTCTGAAGAGGAGGCGACGTCGTCTGAGGCGTGGGCGAGAAGCATTTCTGCGACTTCGAACCAGTGATATGGCAGGGCACCTGAAGGCGCATCTGATGTACAGGACGGAAGAAACGGCGGTGATAGTACTACCTCGTCGTCGACAAAGGGATCTAGCCGTCTCGCATTTCCTCGACTATCTGCCCGCACcggaggaggtggtggcggcgcCCATCCTTTAGGATCGACCTTCGTTTCGTGATGTACAATATCGCGTAACGAATCGggatgaagccaaggaggaggaacgaTATTCGCGCGCCGTTGCTTCTTTAACAGTATCGCAAGCCATAAAGGTAAGTTACTTCTGTGCGGCGGCCGGAGAGTCGGTGTCGTTCCCTGTGTAACGGATCAGGTCAGCGTCGAGCTTGTATAAACGCGACAGGGACGCGCTCACCGATAGAAGATCAATGCTTTCAAGGCGTTGGCGAGGAACGACAGTGACGAGTTCCATTTCACATAGAAATGCAACTTCGGAGGGAGTGAGCCCTGAAGGAAGTGGTAACGCCATTTTGTGTGGTCCAATGAAGGTTCGGTATCTTGAGTTGTAGGATATAAATTAGAGGTTTTCATAGAATGCCCCTCACCACCAGGGAGCTGCTCGGCGTGCCATGTCAACCCCACCACTAAGGTAGAGCTCCCTTCATTGAGGAAAGTTACCATTGGTATCATATAATTATCACATTTTATGATATTGGTTTCCCTTATGTTCAAGCCTTTTTAGAGTACTACTGATGATCTCGTAATTAACTTAACTCGAGCAAGGTAGTGTACAATGTTGCCCACTACACTAACAGTTAACATCTTGTCTCTGCCAATCTCCTCATGGCTTACAAGTTgtcatgatatcaaagtctCAATTTGATTAGGGAAAGACACTCGTACTTTGGCTATCCAATTCCTCACCACGTATTTACTCAAATGCTAGATATTAACCCCCCACAAGCATTTAAGTATACTACCTTTATGGAAGCCAAAAGAAGTCACTTCTAGACCTaaacagatcaagaaggactaATACAACTTCTCACAACAAGTCAAAATACATGATTTTACGAAATCGAATGATATCATTCGAGTCACGAATACTTGGCAACGTGGAATGTAAGACTCATCCGGCGTGTTCAGGGTAAATAAATGTCCAGCTCCACAGCCGATGCGGGGCCGCCTCCAGAAGGGCGTAGGTAGATCTGAATATCCTCTCTTGTTCAAGAAGTATAAGACGCCTGTGGATGAGACATTAACTTATTCCAGTTTATGAATACAGAACAAAAACCCGGTCAACACAGGAATATCTTATACACAAACACAGCAACAATTTACAATGGCGTCAACTGAAGCTCTCCCCCCTGTCACATCCCCTTCTCTTATACTTATAAACCCCACCTCCTCTGAACGAGAGCTCCTATGGAAGGGTACTCAACCCCATTGGGGAGCCGCTTTGTCCATGGATGACTATGTCGCCAGAGAATACGATAATCTAGAGGCCCCTCTAGCTCGAGATGGCGGCGTAACTAGCTGGATCCTCACTGACGGAGATAAAAAGCCCGGTGAAAGACCCCTCCTCTCATCTTGTGAGACCTACAACAAAAGAGCCTTTGTCCGAACCAAGGATGGAAAAGCAAGAGATGGAACTGCTCACGGTGTGGCCAGTGTCTTCACTTTTCCTGAATATCGAGGAAAGGGATATGCCAGAAAGATGCTGTCCCTAAttgctgatgagctgaaAAGCAGACAGCAAAAGAATGAAGGCGCTGCTGATTTCTCGGTCCTTTGGTCTGATGTCGGACCCAAGTTCTACCAGACCGTGGGATGGGAGCCTTTCAAGAGCACATATCTCGAGTTTCCCGTTACTGAGACTGAGCCAACTGCCGATTCATCCCTGAAGCCTATCACCATTGACGATATTCCAGACCTGGCAGCTCGAGATGAACAACTTCTTCGAGACAGGATCTCAAAAGCCTCTCAAGTCAGCGCTGCAGTCATTCCTGATATCACCACTCTCAAATGGCATATTCACCGGGAGAACTTTATGTGCAAACACATCTTCTCCCGCACACCAACTGTCCACGGTGCCGTATACACTCCATCTGACGCCCCCAACTCAAGGATCTGGGCTCTCTGGACTTGCAGCTTCTACGGCATGCTTGACCAACCCGAAAAGAATGTCATTCGCGTATTGCGCTTGGTCATCGAAGACGAGAGTATCTCAGATGAGACACTTGCCAAAGGCATCCACGCCATTGCAAGTTTCGTCcagaaggaagccaaggaatGGAAATGCTCCAAGGTTGAAGTTTGGAACCCCGACGATCGGGTGCGAAGTGTCACAGAAGGCATCCAATCCCTTGGTGCCAAATTCATCGTCCGAGAAAACAGCAACATTGCCAGTCTAAACTGGTTCAATGGTTCTGATCAGGAAGTTGACTGGATTGCTAACGAGAGGTTTGCTTGGTGTTAAATACTGATATATCCCGGCTCGAACAGCACAAAAGCAAGCAGTAACTCGATAGAAAGCCGTATTTAGACCAACGAGATGTCGATAAAATATCCTCGCTACGATCTATCTTCTTTTCTAACTGTTTGATTCCGTGACCAGCCCCCTTCCCATTTTCATGATATaatcacaatcacatcaaGTCATAAACAATCGCACTGGTGTATCATAAACATGCCAGGTCAACGCCTTCCCGCTCCCTGACTATAAAATTTCATTCAACTCCTTAATAGCTTCGTCCGAACATGGTCCACTTGTCGGCGTTAACCTGGCACTCAGGGTTGAGACACTTGGTCTCCCCAGGGACAATACCCTCGGGCTGCTCAAAGGGAACACACAGACTCTTCATGCCCATAGTGgcaagcttctggttctCGGGGACATCAGGCTGGTCCTCGCGAGTGGTGAGCTCCTTGATGCGGTCCTCACACTTGGGGGCACCGCAGAAGGGGATGAGCACAACGTTCTTGTCGTCGAGAGCGGGGAGAACATCCTCCCACTTGGTAATAGTGAGTCGGTGCTCTCGGAAAGacttctcagccttgctgTACATGTCGGCTTGGAtggtctcgagaagctcaggGATCTTGGTGGCCACATCGGTGATGGCAATTTCTCCCTTCTCACCGGTGTCACGTCGCGCGGTGCTGACAACGCCCTTGGCAGCATCCTTGGGACCGAACTCGATACGCAGAGGAACACCCTTGAGCTCCCAGTCGTTGAACTTCCAGGCAGGAGTGTAACCCTCTCGCCAATCAGAGGTGACACGAACgccagccttcttcaggTTGGCTCGGATGTCCTCAACCTGCTCCTCGTGCTTCTGTCGCTCCTCAGGGGTagtcttcttggtgatgccaACAGGGACGATGACAACCTGAGTCTTGGCAACGCGGGGAGGAAGAACCAGACCCTTATCGTCACCGTGGATCATGACCATGACACCAATGACGCGGGTTGAGAGACCCCAAGAGTTCTGCCAGACGTGGATGTGAGAGCCCTTGTTGGCAGGGTCCTCAACAGTGATGTCGAACATCTTACTGAAGTTCTGGCCAAGGGCGTGAGAGGTGGCGCCCTGGATGCCACGGCCGTTGGAAGGGATGTAGCCCTCGACAGTGGTGGTGTAATAACCACCGGCGAACTTCTCATTCTCGGTCTTTCGGCCTCGAACGACGGGGACAgccagaagcttctcgtAAACACCAGCGTAAAGctcaagaatctcgagtACCTCGGCAccagcaagctcctcagtCAAGTGAGCAGTGTGGCCCTCCTGCCAGAGGAACTCACGAGTTCGGAGGAAAGGAGTTGTTTGCTTAGCCTCCCATCGAACGACAGAGTTCCATTGGTTGAGGCGGAAGGGGAGATCTCTGTGGCTGCGAATCCACTTGGAATAGTAGGGGTACATGACGGCTTCGGAGGTAGGACGGACCGCAACAGGAACCTCGAGGTCCTTGTCACCACTGGAGGATTGTCAATTGAGGTTCGTAAAAGTAACATGGTTTGTATGGGCATCCTTACGCCTTGGTGACCCAAGCAAGCTCGGGGGCGAAGCCCTCGACGtgatccttctccttctcgagagACTTGGAAGACAGGAACATGGGGAAGTTGGTCTCGTCAACGCCCATCTCCTCGATGTGAGCCTGGAACCATTTTCGGATCTCGTTCCAGATGTGCATGGCAAGAGGTCGGAGAACGAAGAAACCCGAAATCTCGGTGTAGTACTCGACCatctcggccttgaggaCGACCTCCTGGTACCATTGGGGGAAGTTCTCGGCCTTGGACACTGTAATTCCAATGATGTCGTCCGCCTTCTTTCCACCGACGACGGGAAGATTGGTCTGcttggcagccttggcagccttctcagcagcaagacgagcctgcttctcggccttcttcaaggcgCTCTTGGACTGTTCGGCGGCGCCCTCCATTTTGGTAAGATTCGCGTGTTGGTCGAAAGGTAATTGACAGAAAAGTAATAGAGGATGATAAGTAGATTCAAGGCAACCGAACAGTGGCTTGCGCGCCTTTAAA
Encoded proteins:
- a CDS encoding leucyl aminopeptidase, translated to MKFSQASILAACLPAVSARFIETAEADNVILQPDELFLVETAPGKTQWVTEEEKWEMRRKGQNFMDITETPSLGSKRINAETTVTFPKKCVNQDDVKKLSKNLEKKNMQANLEKLTSFHTRYFKSDYGLQSSDWVLEKVNQIIKDAGAEDTVFAESFPHTWKQHSVIATIPGQSNSTVVIGAHQDSINLFLPSILAAPGADDDGSGTVTIMEVFRALLNSKDVVKGKAPNTIEFHWYSAEEGGLLGSQAIFKSYEENGRDVKAMLQQDMTGYVQKTLDAGQPESVGVITDFVDPGLTKFIKTVVEEYCSIPWVETKCGYACSDHASASKAGYPSAFVIESAFEYSDPHIHGTDDSIKYLSFDHMLEHARMTLGLVYELGFYDFSDKTEEKWSDL
- a CDS encoding leucyl aminopeptidase; translated protein: MGDRGGEVGDAPCQNFMDITETPSLGSKRINAETTVTFPKKCVNQDDVKKLSKNLEKKNMQANLEKLTSFHTRYFKSDYGLQSSDWVLEKVNQIIKDAGAEDTVFAESFPHTWKQHSVIATIPGQSNSTVVIGAHQDSINLFLPSILAAPGADDDGSGTVTIMEVFRALLNSKDVVKGKAPNTIEFHWYSAEEGGLLGSQAIFKSYEENGRDVKAMLQQDMTGYVQKTLDAGQPESVGVITDFVDPGLTKFIKTVVEEYCSIPWVETKCGYACSDHASASKAGYPSAFVIESAFEYSDPHIHGTDDSIKYLSFDHMLEHARMTLGLVYELGFYDFSDKTEEKWSDL
- a CDS encoding DNA replication complex GINS protein PSF2 is translated as MALPLPSGLTPSEVAFLCEMELVTVVPRQRLESIDLLSGTTPTLRPPHRSNLPLWLAILLKKQRRANIVPPPWLHPDSLRDIVHHETKVDPKGWAPPPPPPVRADSRGNARRLDPFVDDEVVLSPPFLPSCTSDAPSGALPYHWFEVAEMLLAHASDDVASSSEVRSLLRDLQEVRAAKMRSSTAQLEGGVDGVMSLRGVGAMELAESRGFVVGVVEGVRKLGASTEATRREEEEQGGGDESDEASDEEMGL
- a CDS encoding prolyl-tRNA synthetase, coding for MEGAAEQSKSALKKAEKQARLAAEKAAKAAKQTNLPVVGGKKADDIIGITVSKAENFPQWYQEVVLKAEMVEYYTEISGFFVLRPLAMHIWNEIRKWFQAHIEEMGVDETNFPMFLSSKSLEKEKDHVEGFAPELAWVTKAGDKDLEVPVAVRPTSEAVMYPYYSKWIRSHRDLPFRLNQWNSVVRWEAKQTTPFLRTREFLWQEGHTAHLTEELAGAEVLEILELYAGVYEKLLAVPVVRGRKTENEKFAGGYYTTTVEGYIPSNGRGIQGATSHALGQNFSKMFDITVEDPANKGSHIHVWQNSWGLSTRVIGVMVMIHGDDKGLVLPPRVAKTQVVIVPVGITKKTTPEERQKHEEQVEDIRANLKKAGVRVTSDWREGYTPAWKFNDWELKGVPLRIEFGPKDAAKGVVSTARRDTGEKGEIAITDVATKIPELLETIQADMYSKAEKSFREHRLTITKWEDVLPALDDKNVVLIPFCGAPKCEDRIKELTTREDQPDVPENQKLATMGMKSLCVPFEQPEGIVPGETKCLNPECQVNADKWTMFGRSY